The Devosia sp. SD17-2 genome includes a region encoding these proteins:
- a CDS encoding GntR family transcriptional regulator, with product MFTFDPSSIDKSLPVPIGTQLHGLLSYVLSFSDTPYGTRLPSVRQLAAELGVAPMTVNQVYQQLRDEGLVEMRPGLGAFTMRDPRKALDDNQPINALSRDIDAIIAKAEMLGVPPMSLVAMINARAHMRRPDTGLKLVFVCIFEGPGRDYVDDIRSVLSPLDTIDLVTLESLQADGPEYRLCMQADLVITFGHREAEVRSAVKGATILGLRFLPSQRTRQTLAGLDPRSRVAAVTHFQEYIAIMRPSVREFAPHVSDIRVTWSSAPDLADILSTCDAVVFASGADHVATLVRPSVQCFEFRHAPDPGALEAILVPKLAQLRQAKASPGSERETA from the coding sequence ATGTTCACCTTCGACCCGTCCAGCATCGACAAGTCGCTACCCGTACCGATCGGGACGCAGCTGCACGGCCTGTTGAGCTACGTCCTGTCCTTCAGTGACACCCCGTACGGCACCAGGCTGCCATCTGTGCGCCAGCTCGCCGCCGAGTTGGGCGTGGCGCCGATGACGGTGAACCAGGTCTACCAGCAGCTGCGGGATGAAGGTCTCGTGGAGATGCGTCCCGGCCTCGGGGCTTTCACCATGCGCGATCCGCGCAAGGCCCTCGACGACAACCAGCCCATCAACGCACTGAGCCGCGACATTGACGCGATCATTGCCAAGGCAGAAATGCTGGGCGTCCCGCCCATGTCGCTCGTTGCGATGATTAATGCCCGCGCGCACATGCGCCGACCGGACACTGGCCTCAAACTGGTCTTTGTCTGCATCTTCGAAGGCCCGGGGCGCGACTATGTCGACGACATCCGCTCGGTCCTGTCCCCGCTCGACACGATTGATCTGGTCACCCTCGAGTCCCTTCAGGCGGACGGGCCGGAATACCGGCTTTGCATGCAGGCCGATCTCGTGATCACCTTTGGCCATCGCGAGGCGGAGGTCCGCAGCGCGGTCAAGGGCGCAACGATCCTGGGGCTCCGTTTCCTGCCATCGCAGCGCACTCGCCAGACCCTTGCGGGTCTCGACCCGCGCTCCCGCGTCGCGGCCGTCACCCATTTCCAGGAATATATTGCGATCATGCGTCCCAGCGTGCGCGAGTTTGCCCCGCATGTCTCAGACATCCGGGTCACCTGGTCCTCGGCGCCAGACCTGGCCGATATCCTTTCAACCTGTGACGCGGTGGTCTTTGCTTCGGGCGCAGACCACGTGGCTACGCTCGTGCGGCCCAGTGTCCAGTGCTTCGAATTCCGGCATGCGCCAGATCCTGGCGCGCTGGAGGCAATCCTAGTCCCAAAGCTCGCACAATTGCGCCAGGCAAAGGCGAGCCCAGGATCGGAGAGAGAGACAGCATAA
- a CDS encoding aldo/keto reductase has protein sequence MEYVNLGRTGLKISKLGLGCMTFGSPTWAPWVLDEAASRPILEKAVDLGINFFDLADMYSLGASEEVVGRVLKDVPRHKLVYGSKLYNPMSGDVNDRGLSRKHIFDSIDGTLKRLNTDYIDLYSLHRFDYETPLEETLDALNDVVRQGKVRYLGASSMHAWQFMKAIGIQRANGWAQFVCMQNHYNLIYREEEREMLPLCISEGIGITPWSPLARGRLAARPEADTTRSQTDKTAQALYDRTKDADDAVIAAVRAVAERHGRPAAQIAYAYVARRPGISAPIVGISKLHQFDDAIASLDVKLTPEDIAQLEAPYEPKRVAGHV, from the coding sequence ATGGAATATGTCAATCTTGGTCGGACGGGCCTCAAGATCTCAAAGCTGGGCCTCGGGTGCATGACTTTCGGCTCGCCGACCTGGGCGCCGTGGGTGCTCGACGAGGCTGCCTCTCGTCCGATTCTCGAGAAGGCCGTCGACCTCGGCATCAACTTCTTCGATCTGGCTGACATGTATTCGCTGGGCGCCTCCGAAGAGGTGGTCGGTCGCGTGCTTAAGGACGTCCCGCGCCACAAGCTCGTCTATGGCTCCAAGCTCTACAATCCCATGAGCGGTGATGTGAACGATCGCGGTCTCTCGCGGAAGCATATCTTCGATTCCATCGATGGCACGCTGAAGCGTCTCAACACCGACTATATCGACCTCTATTCCCTGCACCGTTTCGACTACGAAACGCCGCTCGAAGAGACCCTCGACGCGCTCAACGATGTCGTCCGTCAGGGCAAGGTCCGCTACCTCGGCGCCTCGTCCATGCACGCCTGGCAGTTCATGAAGGCAATCGGTATCCAGCGTGCCAATGGCTGGGCGCAGTTTGTCTGCATGCAGAACCACTACAACCTCATCTATCGTGAAGAAGAGCGCGAAATGCTGCCGCTCTGTATCTCTGAAGGCATCGGCATTACCCCGTGGTCGCCTCTGGCCCGTGGCCGGCTCGCAGCACGTCCCGAAGCTGACACCACCCGGTCCCAGACCGACAAGACGGCCCAGGCCCTCTATGATCGGACCAAGGATGCAGACGATGCGGTCATCGCCGCAGTGCGGGCCGTGGCGGAACGTCATGGCCGCCCCGCAGCGCAGATCGCCTATGCTTATGTCGCGCGCCGCCCGGGCATTTCCGCCCCGATCGTCGGCATTTCCAAACTGCATCAATTCGACGACGCGATCGCTTCGCTCGACGTCAAGCTGACCCCGGAAGACATCGCCCAGCTCGAGGCTCCCTATGAGCCGAAGCGCGTTGCCGGCCACGTCTGA